ATAAAATGAGGCCTCTGAGTCCAGGAGACGGATCTTCCCCGTTTGGACTACTAAACCGAGGGCCAGACTACCTCCGCAGGCAGCTGGAGGTCAGTAGCGGAGGCCGTACCCCGAGCGCAGTGGAGAGGCTGGAGGCTGACAAAGCCAAATATGTCAAATCCCAACAAGTGATCAACAGTCGTCAAGAACCAGTGCTCCTCTCCTATACCCCTCAAGCCTCCCCATGTTTCAGGAGACCCCTGACCCTCCATCAACATAATGAGTCCTCTCAAGGCTTAGTGGTAAACTCAGAGGGCCCTGGGCCTAAaaagccacctccttctcctcagtCACCGACAACACGGAGGGGCAGTGGCCGACGTGTGCTGAGGCCTGACTCCCTCGTCATCTACCGTCAGAAACGGGATTGTTCAGCTGTGAACAAAGAGAACACCAAGGCCTACAGCCTCGTGAGGTGGCTGTTTCAGAGCCCGCTCAGAGATGGATGCAGCAGTTCCCCTTTTTTGAGGGGCCTGGTGAGAGAGGGTCAGCTGCAAGCAACCCAGGAAGATGCCTCCATGGCATGGGTGGCAACAGGAAATGAAGAAACAAGAACTGTAAGCTCCATCAGCATCCTAGCCAGGTCAAGCCCCAGGTCAACTTCTGACAACAGTCCAAAACATCAGTCCGGCTCCAACGTGGGAAAGGACTCAGTCCCTTCCTCAACCAGCCCAGGTCCAAGAAGCTCCAAACGAGAGCTGGCTCCAAGCTCTTCTCTCCCTCTATCAGAGAAAGAACGTTTTTTCAATTACTGTGGCTTAGACCGGAATCTGGTGGAGGTGCTGGGAGCAGAGCGGTTCAAGCCTGGGGGAAACTGGGAAGCGGGCTCCTCCTGCCCGCTTTTTGGGAGCATGGGGTCAGCCATCTCCGAGCAGAGCAGCCCCTCCCACAATGAACGGGAGCTGCCCAGTGAAGAGCCGGGTGAGAAGTCACCAGTCTCTGTCTCTGTGATCGAACGAAACGCCCGCGTCATAAAATGGCTCTACAGCTGCCAGCAGGCCCGAACTGCAGCCAAGGAGTCGACAGTGTAAACAGAGACCTGGCCTGGGGAAATGGTTCTTGTTTTGATGAGTGCTGGATGGCCTGTTGAGGCTTCTGCGCTGGACagtccagcttggtgtcgtggttaagagcggcagcctctaatctgaagaaccgggtttgattcccccctcctctacatgcagcctgctgggtgaccttgagccagtcaccgttctctcagagctctctcacctctactacctcacagggtgtctgttgttgggaaaggaagggaaggtaattgtaagctgcctagAGACTccgagtagtaaaaagtggggtacaaaacctccAGCTTATCTTCATTTACAAGGAAAGTTTCCAGGAGGCCATTGCCCTGTATGGCCTCTAATGACCAGAATAAATTGAGCCAAGTAGCCCTCAGTGGGGTTGACCGTGGGTGAGCCTGCATCCAGAGTCATCACCAGTGCCTGGATCTCGGCCAAGCGACCCTGTGGAGCTGCTCAAGCTGTAGGAGCCCCTTGACTCAGTTTACACCAAGGGTTTTGAAATGTCTAAGGCAGGCCTGGTTTTATTTCAAAGCCAGTTACATCTCTCATCAGAGTGGTCAGGTGGGACCTCTGTATGAAAATGGCTACCTCACCTAATTCGGCTTCACCACATACCTGCTGGAGCACAGAGAGTCATTTGAGGGTCAAGACTTAGGACCAATCTCGCTCTGAGTAGAGGCTCATGTTTTGAGATTGGGAGTGACTTGTGACGTTTTCATGTGTAGTGTTCTTCTACAGCTGTCAGCAGAATCACCAACAGGGAAAAGGGGCCTAATTCTACCTACAGCATAGCGGAATTGTAGGATGGTTTTTCCATCCACCCTTTCCCTTGATAGAGGGACAACATAGTGTAGTATCCAGTGTGGACTGGGCATCCCTGGGGTCAAACTCTCACTCAGCTGTGAAGCTCACAAGGTAGCATCAAGGCAGTCACAGAGATTGCCACTCCTAGAGTCCCCAATTTTCAACACTGCCTGGGCAAAGGCTGAGagactggggtggtggggggaggtgcctggggagagtggagtttggggggctgtgatgtcacttctggttgatGCTCCAGGCTGCCTCTCCACTCTCTGAACTGTGTAGAGTGTCACTGTTTGGCATtttttccctcccactcctcagAGGTGGGGGAATTGAAGCCAGGGGTGGGTGACTTTCCACCCA
Above is a window of Paroedura picta isolate Pp20150507F chromosome 5, Ppicta_v3.0, whole genome shotgun sequence DNA encoding:
- the FAM110D gene encoding protein FAM110D, which translates into the protein MRPLSPGDGSSPFGLLNRGPDYLRRQLEVSSGGRTPSAVERLEADKAKYVKSQQVINSRQEPVLLSYTPQASPCFRRPLTLHQHNESSQGLVVNSEGPGPKKPPPSPQSPTTRRGSGRRVLRPDSLVIYRQKRDCSAVNKENTKAYSLVRWLFQSPLRDGCSSSPFLRGLVREGQLQATQEDASMAWVATGNEETRTVSSISILARSSPRSTSDNSPKHQSGSNVGKDSVPSSTSPGPRSSKRELAPSSSLPLSEKERFFNYCGLDRNLVEVLGAERFKPGGNWEAGSSCPLFGSMGSAISEQSSPSHNERELPSEEPGEKSPVSVSVIERNARVIKWLYSCQQARTAAKESTV